A stretch of Leisingera sp. S132 DNA encodes these proteins:
- a CDS encoding D-alanine--D-alanine ligase codes for MGGPSAEREVSLSSGRECAAALRGEGFEVVEVDAGADLHARLLDVKPDVVFNALHGRWGEDGCVQGVLEWLQIPYTHSGVLASALAMDKQRSKEVYRAAGLPVVESGLFAKDDVSAGHVMAPPYVVKPNNEGSSVGIYIVHEASNGPPQLSEEMPAEVMVETYAPGRELTTTVVGDRALTVTDILTDGWYDYDAKYKPGGSRHVLPADLPREIFDLCLEYALKAHEVLGCRGVSRTDFRWDEARGASGLVLLETNTQPGMTPTSLAPEQAAHCGMTFGQLCAWMVEDASCNR; via the coding sequence ATGGGCGGACCGTCAGCCGAACGCGAGGTATCGCTGTCCAGCGGCCGTGAATGCGCGGCCGCTTTGCGCGGTGAGGGGTTCGAGGTTGTCGAGGTGGATGCGGGCGCCGATCTGCACGCACGCCTTTTGGATGTGAAGCCGGATGTGGTGTTCAACGCGCTGCACGGGCGCTGGGGCGAGGACGGCTGCGTCCAGGGCGTGCTGGAATGGCTGCAGATCCCCTATACCCATTCCGGGGTGCTGGCCTCTGCGCTGGCAATGGACAAGCAGCGCTCCAAGGAGGTCTACCGCGCCGCCGGACTGCCGGTGGTCGAAAGCGGGCTGTTTGCCAAGGATGACGTGAGCGCGGGCCATGTGATGGCGCCGCCTTATGTGGTGAAGCCCAACAACGAGGGCTCCAGCGTCGGCATCTATATCGTGCATGAGGCCTCCAACGGCCCGCCGCAGCTGTCGGAGGAAATGCCGGCCGAGGTGATGGTGGAAACCTATGCGCCGGGGCGTGAGCTGACCACCACTGTGGTCGGGGACCGGGCGCTGACGGTCACGGACATCCTGACTGACGGCTGGTATGACTATGACGCCAAGTACAAGCCCGGCGGCTCGCGCCATGTGCTGCCCGCGGACCTGCCGCGCGAGATCTTCGATCTGTGCCTGGAGTATGCCCTGAAGGCGCATGAGGTGCTGGGCTGCCGTGGTGTCAGCCGCACCGATTTCCGCTGGGATGAGGCGCGCGGTGCCAGCGGGCTTGTTCTGCTCGAAACAAACACTCAGCCCGGCATGACGCCGACCTCGCTGGCGCCGGAGCAGGCCGCCCATTGCGGCATGACCTTTGGCCAGCTCTGCGCCTGGATGGTGGAGGATGCCTCATGCAACCGCTGA
- a CDS encoding cell division protein FtsQ/DivIB codes for MQPLNSWFRKPEDGRCDPAPSRLKYRLQRWMLTPGIRFGLRFGVPFCLVFAAGSAYLADEARRDTLVGLYIDARAAIQERPEFMVKVMAVDGAGVSVARDIREVVPLDFPVSSFDLDLEQIRDVITGLDPVKTASVRIRPGGILQVDVEEREPALIWRSREGLALLDENGIHVAELGRRSLHPDLPLIAGKGAADHAAQALRLFAAAKPLGPRLRGLVRVGERRWDVVLDRKQRIMLPAEKPVRALERVLAVSEVQDLLERDVAAVDMRLAGRPTVRMTENSVENWWRIRQLNGGGQ; via the coding sequence ATGCAACCGCTGAACAGCTGGTTCCGCAAGCCGGAGGACGGGCGTTGCGATCCGGCGCCGTCGCGGCTGAAATACCGCCTGCAGCGCTGGATGCTGACGCCGGGCATCCGGTTTGGCCTGCGCTTCGGGGTGCCGTTCTGCCTGGTGTTTGCGGCAGGCAGCGCCTATCTGGCGGACGAGGCCCGGCGCGATACGCTGGTGGGGCTTTACATTGACGCCCGCGCCGCGATCCAGGAACGGCCCGAATTCATGGTCAAGGTGATGGCGGTGGACGGGGCCGGCGTCAGCGTGGCGCGCGACATCCGCGAGGTGGTGCCGCTGGATTTCCCGGTCAGCTCCTTTGACCTGGACCTGGAACAGATCCGCGATGTGATCACCGGTCTGGACCCGGTGAAAACCGCCAGCGTCAGGATCCGCCCCGGCGGCATCCTGCAGGTCGATGTCGAGGAGCGCGAGCCGGCGCTGATCTGGCGCAGCCGCGAGGGGCTGGCGCTGCTGGACGAAAACGGCATTCACGTGGCTGAGCTGGGCCGCCGCAGCCTGCACCCGGACCTGCCGCTGATTGCGGGCAAGGGGGCGGCAGACCATGCGGCGCAGGCGCTTCGGCTGTTTGCAGCGGCCAAACCGCTGGGGCCGCGGCTGCGCGGGCTGGTGCGGGTTGGTGAGCGGCGCTGGGATGTGGTGCTGGACCGCAAGCAGCGGATCATGCTGCCGGCCGAAAAACCGGTGCGGGCGCTGGAGCGGGTGCTGGCGGTCAGTGAAGTACAGGATTTGCTGGAACGCGATGTGGCAGCGGTGGATATGCGTCTGGCTGGGCGCCCCACCGTGCGGATGACCGAGAACTCAGTGGAAAACTGGTGGCGGATCCGGCAGTTGAACGGGGGCGGGCAGTAA
- the ftsA gene encoding cell division protein FtsA: MTDLYQSQRAMRQMRRQAMQRGVVAILDVGSSKIACLVLRFDGTGRLSEDGSIGALAGQSGFRVIGAATTRSRGVQFGEINAMQETERAIRTAVQAAQKMAEVRVDHVIACFSGANPRSYGLDAKLDLEGQVVSEHEVAQVLASCEVPEYGAGREVLHAQPVNFALDNRSGLGDPRGQMGQTLAVDMHMLTVDAIAVQNLVRCIQRCDLELAGIASSAYASGFSALVEDEQELGAACIDMGGGATSISIFMKKHMIYADAVRLGGDHITSDISMGLGIPMANAERIKTFNGGVHATGADDREIIDIGGDTGDWEHDRRTVSRAELIGIMRPRVEEILEEVRARLDAAGFEYLPSQQIVLTGGSSQIMGLDGLASRILGQQVRLGRPLRVHGLPQSATGPGFASAVGLCLFAAHPQDEWWDFEMPAGRHPAGTLGRAVRWFRDNW; encoded by the coding sequence ATGACAGATCTATATCAATCGCAGCGGGCGATGCGGCAGATGCGGCGTCAGGCGATGCAGCGCGGCGTGGTGGCCATTCTGGACGTGGGCAGCTCCAAGATCGCCTGCCTGGTGCTGCGCTTTGACGGCACCGGCAGGCTTAGCGAGGACGGCTCCATCGGCGCTTTGGCCGGGCAGTCCGGGTTCCGGGTGATCGGCGCTGCAACAACGCGGTCGCGCGGGGTGCAGTTCGGCGAGATCAACGCCATGCAGGAGACTGAGCGCGCCATCCGCACCGCTGTGCAGGCGGCGCAGAAGATGGCAGAGGTGCGGGTCGATCACGTGATCGCCTGTTTCTCCGGCGCCAATCCGCGCTCTTACGGGCTGGATGCCAAGCTTGACCTTGAGGGGCAGGTGGTCTCCGAGCATGAGGTGGCGCAGGTGCTGGCCTCCTGCGAGGTGCCGGAATACGGCGCGGGCCGCGAAGTGCTGCATGCGCAGCCGGTGAACTTTGCGCTCGACAACCGCTCCGGCCTCGGCGATCCGCGCGGTCAGATGGGCCAGACCCTTGCGGTCGACATGCACATGCTGACGGTGGATGCCATCGCGGTGCAGAACCTGGTGCGCTGCATCCAGCGCTGCGACCTGGAGTTGGCAGGGATTGCGTCCTCGGCTTATGCCTCCGGCTTCTCGGCGCTGGTCGAGGATGAGCAGGAGCTGGGCGCGGCCTGCATCGACATGGGCGGGGGCGCCACTTCGATCTCGATCTTCATGAAGAAACACATGATCTATGCCGACGCGGTGCGTCTGGGCGGCGATCACATCACTAGCGACATCTCGATGGGGCTGGGCATTCCGATGGCCAATGCAGAGCGGATCAAGACCTTCAACGGCGGTGTGCATGCCACTGGCGCCGACGACCGCGAAATCATCGACATCGGCGGCGACACCGGCGACTGGGAGCACGACCGCCGTACCGTCAGCCGGGCGGAGCTGATCGGCATCATGCGCCCCCGCGTTGAGGAGATCCTGGAAGAGGTGCGGGCGCGGCTGGATGCGGCCGGGTTCGAATACCTGCCCAGCCAGCAGATCGTGCTGACTGGCGGCTCCAGCCAGATCATGGGGCTGGACGGCTTGGCAAGCCGCATCCTCGGCCAGCAGGTGCGCCTGGGCCGCCCGCTGCGGGTCCATGGCCTGCCGCAGTCGGCAACCGGGCCGGGCTTTGCCTCGGCTGTCGGTTTGTGCCTGTTTGCCGCCCATCCGCAGGACGAGTGGTGGGACTTCGAGATGCCTGCTGGCCGTCACCCGGCGGGCACCCTGGGCCGTGCGGTGCGCTGGTTCCGCGACAACTGGTAG
- the ftsZ gene encoding cell division protein FtsZ translates to MTLNLSMPGNEELKPKITVFGVGGAGGNAVNNMIAKELDGVEFVVANTDAQALQQSSAKSRVQLGIKVTEGLGAGARPQVGSAAAEESIEQIVDHLAGAHMCFITAGMGGGTGTGAAPIIAQAARELGVLTVGVVTKPFQFEGLKRMRQAEAGVEALQRVVDTLIIIPNQNLFRLANEKTTFTEAFSMADDVLYQGVKGVTDLMVRPGLINLDFADVRAVMDEMGKAMMGTGEGEGEDRAVQAAEKAIANPLLDEISLKGAKGVLINITGSHDLTLFELDEAANRIREEVDPDANIIVGSTLDTGMEGKMRVSVVATGIDATDVNTDMPVPRRPMSAPLRQTVSVEENRAAPLELETPVQQPVAAEAAPAAPVQDAPAAAALEEPSLFEELNVQQAADQDLVEDVVEAVEQMADDGLPPPAYQPQVPEFRPQADVAETPQAAFVAPKAPAPGTPSPQALERLQAAAQRVQQPQAQQMQSQQPMRPAAPAAQAPQQPQTQQQPEGQRRFGLNSLIHRMTGSNDAPAAKQQPQAVRQQPSMHAHAPAAQPQQMQQQQADPDQERIEIPAFLRRQAN, encoded by the coding sequence ATGACGTTGAACCTTTCGATGCCCGGGAATGAAGAGTTGAAGCCGAAGATCACCGTGTTCGGTGTCGGCGGCGCCGGCGGCAATGCCGTCAACAACATGATCGCCAAGGAATTGGATGGCGTCGAATTCGTCGTGGCCAATACCGACGCGCAGGCGCTGCAGCAAAGCTCGGCCAAGAGCCGGGTGCAGCTGGGCATCAAGGTCACAGAAGGTCTCGGCGCAGGCGCCCGCCCGCAGGTGGGCTCTGCCGCGGCTGAGGAAAGCATCGAGCAGATCGTCGATCACCTGGCGGGCGCGCATATGTGCTTTATCACCGCGGGCATGGGCGGCGGCACCGGCACCGGTGCTGCGCCGATCATCGCGCAGGCCGCCCGCGAACTGGGCGTGCTGACCGTGGGTGTTGTCACCAAGCCGTTCCAGTTCGAAGGCCTGAAGCGGATGCGCCAGGCCGAGGCCGGCGTCGAAGCCCTGCAGAGGGTCGTCGACACCCTGATCATCATCCCGAACCAGAACCTGTTCCGCCTTGCCAACGAGAAGACCACCTTCACCGAGGCGTTCTCGATGGCCGATGATGTGCTGTACCAGGGCGTCAAAGGCGTGACCGACCTGATGGTCCGTCCGGGCCTGATCAACCTCGACTTTGCTGACGTCCGCGCCGTGATGGATGAGATGGGCAAGGCGATGATGGGCACCGGCGAGGGCGAGGGCGAGGACCGCGCGGTCCAGGCCGCCGAGAAGGCGATTGCCAACCCGCTGCTGGACGAAATCAGCCTTAAGGGCGCCAAGGGCGTGCTGATCAACATCACCGGCAGCCACGACCTGACCCTGTTTGAACTGGACGAGGCCGCCAACCGCATTCGCGAGGAAGTGGATCCGGACGCCAACATCATCGTCGGCTCGACCCTGGATACCGGCATGGAAGGCAAGATGCGGGTTTCCGTCGTGGCCACCGGCATCGACGCAACCGACGTGAACACCGACATGCCGGTGCCGCGCCGCCCGATGTCCGCCCCGCTGCGCCAGACCGTCAGCGTCGAGGAAAACCGCGCCGCGCCGCTGGAGCTGGAAACCCCGGTTCAGCAGCCCGTGGCCGCCGAGGCCGCTCCGGCTGCACCGGTACAGGACGCACCTGCCGCTGCCGCTCTGGAAGAGCCGTCGCTGTTCGAGGAACTGAACGTGCAGCAGGCTGCTGATCAGGATCTGGTGGAAGACGTCGTGGAAGCCGTGGAGCAGATGGCCGATGACGGCCTGCCGCCCCCCGCATACCAGCCGCAGGTTCCGGAATTCCGCCCGCAGGCGGATGTGGCGGAAACCCCGCAAGCTGCCTTTGTGGCCCCCAAAGCACCGGCTCCAGGCACCCCGTCGCCGCAAGCGCTGGAGCGTCTGCAGGCCGCAGCCCAGCGGGTGCAGCAGCCCCAGGCTCAGCAGATGCAGTCCCAGCAGCCAATGCGCCCGGCGGCTCCGGCTGCCCAGGCTCCGCAGCAGCCGCAAACCCAGCAGCAGCCCGAAGGGCAGCGCCGCTTCGGCCTCAACTCGCTGATCCACCGGATGACCGGCAGCAATGACGCCCCGGCCGCCAAGCAGCAGCCGCAGGCGGTGCGCCAGCAGCCCTCCATGCATGCGCATGCGCCGGCGGCCCAGCCGCAGCAAATGCAGCAGCAGCAGGCGGATCCGGACCAGGAGCGCATCGAAATCCCCGCTTTCCTGCGCCGCCAAGCCAACTGA
- the lpxC gene encoding UDP-3-O-acyl-N-acetylglucosamine deacetylase, which produces MQNTLKASVAFEGTGLHSGKPARMVLIPAPAGHGIVFKRTDIALGNTLVPARWDLVERSPLCTRLVNGSGVSVSTVEHIMAALAGCGVHNALIEIDGPEVPIVDGSSAPFVRGIMSQGVQRQDAPIVAYEILKPVTVEKDGARATLLPSDRLTIEFHIDFAEAAIGRQSKSLDMRNGSFARELCDSRTFCRQADVEAMQANGLALGGVPGENAVVFDGERVESGAGLRHSDEPVRHKMLDALGDLALAGGPILGCYVGERAGHALTNTLLRALFAEPGAVRAVACDAAMTARLPGQGLIWSEIPAEQRRVA; this is translated from the coding sequence GTGCAGAACACGCTCAAAGCATCGGTGGCATTCGAAGGGACCGGCCTGCATTCCGGCAAACCCGCACGTATGGTCCTGATCCCGGCTCCGGCGGGGCATGGCATCGTGTTCAAACGCACCGACATCGCCTTGGGCAATACCCTGGTTCCGGCCCGCTGGGATCTGGTTGAGCGCAGCCCGCTTTGCACCCGTCTGGTCAATGGCTCCGGCGTTAGCGTTTCCACTGTCGAGCACATCATGGCAGCGCTGGCTGGTTGCGGCGTGCATAATGCGCTGATCGAGATCGACGGCCCGGAAGTGCCGATCGTGGACGGGTCCTCCGCCCCGTTTGTGCGCGGCATCATGAGCCAGGGCGTGCAGCGCCAGGATGCGCCGATCGTCGCCTATGAAATTCTGAAGCCGGTGACGGTTGAGAAGGATGGCGCCCGTGCCACCCTGCTGCCCAGCGACCGGCTGACCATCGAATTCCACATCGACTTTGCCGAGGCCGCCATCGGCCGCCAGAGCAAGTCCCTGGACATGCGCAACGGCAGCTTTGCGCGTGAGCTGTGCGACAGCCGCACCTTCTGCCGCCAGGCAGATGTCGAAGCAATGCAGGCCAACGGCCTCGCCCTGGGCGGTGTGCCCGGCGAGAACGCTGTTGTGTTTGACGGAGAACGGGTCGAGAGCGGCGCGGGCCTGCGCCACTCGGACGAGCCTGTACGCCACAAGATGCTGGATGCGCTGGGCGATCTGGCGCTGGCCGGGGGGCCGATCTTGGGGTGCTATGTTGGCGAGCGCGCGGGGCACGCGCTGACCAACACCTTGCTGCGGGCCCTGTTTGCGGAGCCGGGTGCAGTCCGGGCCGTCGCCTGCGATGCAGCGATGACCGCACGGCTGCCGGGGCAGGGGCTGATCTGGTCGGAAATCCCGGCCGAACAGCGCCGCGTGGCATAA
- a CDS encoding outer membrane protein assembly factor BamD, whose product MNGIWAGAKTLGAVLLVAALAGCGGDGGAVKRGESVEAFSPDQIYERGEFELANRRPKDAVYYFSEIERLYPYSEWAKQAVIMQAFAYHRVKDYENSRAAAQRFIDFYPADEDAAYAQYLLALSYYDQIDEVGRDQGLTFQALQALRTVIEVYPDSEYANSAILKFDLAFDHLAGKEMEIGRYYLRRGHYTSAINRFRVVVEDFQTTSHTPEALHRLVEAYLSLGLTAEAQTAAAILGHNFQSTDWYEDSYKLLTANGLKPRDRGNNWLSQIYRQTVKGRWL is encoded by the coding sequence ATGAACGGCATCTGGGCGGGAGCCAAAACCCTCGGCGCGGTTCTGCTGGTGGCAGCCCTTGCAGGCTGCGGCGGCGACGGCGGCGCAGTGAAGCGCGGCGAGTCGGTCGAGGCATTCTCCCCCGATCAGATCTATGAGCGCGGCGAGTTCGAACTGGCCAACCGCCGCCCCAAGGATGCTGTCTACTACTTCTCCGAGATCGAACGCCTGTATCCCTATTCCGAATGGGCCAAGCAGGCGGTGATCATGCAGGCCTTTGCCTATCACCGGGTCAAGGACTATGAGAACAGCCGCGCTGCTGCTCAGCGGTTCATCGACTTCTACCCGGCGGATGAAGATGCGGCCTATGCCCAGTATCTGCTGGCGCTGAGCTATTACGACCAGATCGACGAAGTGGGCCGCGACCAGGGGCTCACCTTCCAGGCGCTGCAGGCGCTGCGCACCGTGATCGAGGTCTACCCGGACAGCGAATATGCCAACTCGGCGATCCTGAAATTCGACCTGGCCTTTGACCATTTGGCGGGCAAGGAGATGGAGATCGGCCGTTATTATCTGCGCCGCGGCCACTACACCTCTGCGATCAACCGCTTCCGGGTGGTGGTGGAGGATTTCCAGACCACCAGCCACACGCCTGAGGCGCTGCACCGTCTGGTCGAGGCTTATCTGTCGCTGGGGCTGACTGCCGAGGCACAGACCGCGGCGGCCATTCTCGGCCACAACTTCCAGTCCACCGACTGGTATGAGGACAGCTACAAACTGCTGACCGCAAACGGGCTCAAGCCCCGGGACCGCGGCAACAACTGGCTGAGCCAGATTTACCGTCAGACGGTCAAGGGGCGGTGGCTGTAA
- the recN gene encoding DNA repair protein RecN codes for MLRALDIRDILIIDHLELNFQPGLNVLTGETGAGKSILLDSLGFVLGWRGRAELVRQGASQGEVLAEFELGEDHPAHAILEEAGLPGGTELILRRVNTAEGRKTAWVNDRRCSGEVLRALSETLVELHGQHDDRGLLNPRGHLALLDQYAGVQDLLAQVRSAWGAAAKARKTVASTRAALDAVRAEEEFLRHAVGELDKLDPQPGEDEALDTRRRQMQAAERIRGDIARAHALLSEGAETAMGEAQRWLEGVAGQEAEGGLDEPLAALSRAMIELGDAQDGVERVLDSLDFNPGELEDCEERLFAIRGLARKHDVQPDELAGYAETLRGKLAALDAGDQDLADQEAALKAAEAAYSGAAKQLGAVRRQSAAALDLAVMAELAPLKMERAVFETRITTSEPGPDGMDAVAFTVATNPGAPAGPLNKIASGGELSRFLLALKVCLRGEDSSKTLIFDEIDRGVGGATADAVGRRLRSLAGSGQVLVVTHSPQVAALGGHHWQVRKQVVDGMTLSQVVPLADAERVDELARMVSGDTITEEARAAARALLAG; via the coding sequence ATGCTGCGCGCGCTTGATATCCGGGATATCCTGATCATCGATCATCTGGAGCTGAATTTTCAGCCCGGCCTGAACGTGCTCACCGGCGAGACCGGGGCAGGGAAATCGATCCTTCTTGACAGTCTCGGCTTTGTGCTGGGCTGGCGCGGACGTGCTGAACTGGTGCGCCAGGGGGCGTCGCAGGGGGAGGTTCTGGCGGAGTTCGAACTGGGCGAGGATCATCCCGCACACGCGATCCTGGAAGAGGCTGGGCTGCCGGGCGGCACTGAGCTGATCCTGCGCCGGGTCAACACCGCCGAGGGGCGCAAGACCGCCTGGGTTAACGACCGCCGCTGCTCGGGCGAGGTGCTGCGGGCACTGTCGGAGACTTTGGTGGAACTGCATGGCCAGCACGACGACCGCGGTTTGTTGAACCCGCGCGGACATCTGGCACTGCTGGATCAGTATGCCGGGGTGCAGGACCTGCTGGCACAGGTGCGCAGTGCCTGGGGAGCGGCCGCAAAGGCGCGCAAGACAGTTGCGTCCACCCGCGCCGCGCTGGACGCCGTGCGTGCCGAAGAGGAATTCCTGCGCCACGCGGTGGGAGAGCTGGACAAGCTGGACCCGCAGCCGGGCGAGGACGAGGCGCTGGACACCCGGCGCCGGCAGATGCAGGCGGCAGAGCGAATCCGTGGCGACATTGCTCGCGCCCACGCGCTGCTGAGCGAAGGCGCCGAGACAGCAATGGGCGAAGCGCAGCGCTGGCTGGAAGGTGTTGCGGGGCAGGAGGCCGAGGGCGGATTGGATGAGCCGCTGGCGGCGCTCAGCCGGGCGATGATTGAACTGGGCGACGCTCAGGACGGGGTCGAACGGGTGCTGGACAGCCTCGATTTCAACCCCGGTGAGCTGGAGGACTGCGAGGAGCGCCTGTTTGCAATCCGGGGCCTTGCGCGCAAGCATGATGTGCAGCCGGATGAGCTGGCAGGCTATGCGGAGACCCTGCGCGGCAAGCTGGCGGCGCTGGACGCGGGCGATCAGGATTTGGCCGATCAGGAAGCCGCGCTGAAAGCCGCGGAGGCGGCCTATTCCGGGGCCGCCAAGCAGCTGGGCGCAGTGCGCCGCCAAAGCGCTGCAGCGCTGGATCTGGCGGTGATGGCAGAGTTGGCTCCGCTGAAGATGGAACGCGCGGTGTTCGAGACCCGCATCACCACTTCAGAGCCCGGCCCGGACGGCATGGATGCGGTGGCCTTTACCGTGGCGACCAACCCCGGTGCGCCGGCAGGACCGCTGAACAAAATTGCCTCTGGCGGCGAGTTGAGCCGGTTTCTTTTGGCGTTGAAGGTTTGTTTGCGGGGAGAAGATTCCAGCAAGACGCTGATTTTTGACGAGATCGACCGCGGCGTCGGCGGCGCAACGGCAGATGCAGTCGGTCGCCGCCTGCGCAGCCTTGCGGGTAGCGGACAGGTGCTGGTGGTCACGCATTCGCCGCAGGTTGCAGCCCTTGGCGGCCACCATTGGCAGGTGCGCAAGCAGGTGGTTGACGGCATGACCTTGTCGCAGGTGGTGCCGCTGGCCGATGCCGAACGGGTGGATGAGCTTGCCCGGATGGTGTCCGGTGATACCATCACCGAGGAGGCCCGCGCCGCGGCCCGTGCATTGCTGGCCGGATGA
- a CDS encoding chloride channel protein, translating into MVQEIRSSLSAILLQWLAGLKDIWRVLRHRGPSQFQFWLIALLIGIAAGFAALFFRKGITALQAWVYGAPDLDYLHSYAQDLPWYVLVSIAAGGGLVVGLILDRFTPDARVRSVADVIEGAALHDGRVEHKEGLASALASFITLSTGGSTGREGPVVHLAGVISTWVSNRINADGITGRDLLGCAVAAGVSASFNAPIAGALFAMEVVLRHFSVNAFAPIVVASVAGTVINRLEYGDVTEFTLNTPGALQFYVELPAFLILGLICGLVAVAQMRAIFFAEKVGNTVQQRLSLPRWLRPAVSGAMLGVIAVWFPHIIGVGYETTVLALTGGLLLGQAVIFTVVKTAAVAITMGGRMGGGVFSPSLMIGALTGLAFGLIATSVLPDVSGTHTLYAFAGMGAVAAAVLGAPISTTLIVFELTGDWQIGLAVMVSVSMSTALASRLVDRSFFLTQLERRDIHCAAGPQAYLLGMIRAGAVMRPMGDSRCASLEECEALAEEGLCIRAASSLEAAMPVFDRADAAYLPVVMEEEGKEQVIGALYHVDALKAYNRALAATAAEEHR; encoded by the coding sequence ATGGTGCAAGAAATCCGTTCGTCCCTTTCCGCAATTCTCCTGCAATGGCTGGCTGGCCTCAAGGACATCTGGCGGGTGCTGCGCCACCGCGGCCCCAGCCAGTTCCAGTTCTGGCTGATCGCGCTGCTGATCGGCATCGCCGCGGGTTTTGCCGCGCTGTTCTTCCGCAAGGGGATCACGGCGCTGCAGGCCTGGGTCTATGGCGCCCCGGATCTCGACTACCTGCATTCCTACGCGCAGGACCTGCCCTGGTATGTGCTGGTCAGCATTGCCGCGGGCGGCGGGCTGGTGGTGGGGCTGATCCTCGACCGCTTCACCCCGGATGCCCGGGTGCGTTCTGTTGCCGACGTGATCGAGGGCGCGGCGCTGCATGACGGACGGGTTGAGCACAAGGAAGGCCTGGCATCGGCGCTGGCGTCCTTCATCACGCTCTCCACCGGCGGTTCCACCGGGCGGGAAGGGCCGGTGGTGCACCTGGCCGGAGTGATTTCCACCTGGGTCAGCAACCGCATCAACGCCGACGGGATCACCGGGCGGGACCTGTTGGGCTGCGCGGTGGCCGCGGGCGTCTCTGCCAGCTTCAACGCGCCGATTGCGGGGGCGCTGTTTGCGATGGAGGTGGTGCTGAGGCATTTCTCCGTTAATGCCTTTGCGCCGATCGTCGTCGCCTCGGTCGCCGGAACCGTGATCAACCGGCTGGAATACGGCGATGTGACCGAGTTCACCCTCAACACGCCCGGCGCGCTGCAGTTCTACGTGGAGCTGCCCGCCTTTCTGATCCTCGGCCTGATCTGCGGCTTGGTGGCGGTGGCGCAGATGCGGGCGATCTTCTTTGCCGAGAAGGTGGGCAACACGGTGCAGCAGCGCTTGTCGCTGCCGCGCTGGCTGCGCCCTGCGGTGTCGGGTGCCATGCTGGGGGTGATTGCGGTGTGGTTCCCGCATATCATCGGCGTCGGCTACGAAACCACCGTGCTGGCACTGACCGGCGGCCTGCTGCTGGGACAGGCGGTGATCTTTACCGTGGTCAAGACTGCCGCTGTGGCGATCACCATGGGCGGGCGCATGGGGGGCGGGGTGTTCTCGCCCTCGCTGATGATTGGGGCGCTGACCGGGCTGGCCTTCGGGCTAATTGCCACTTCGGTGCTGCCGGATGTGTCTGGCACTCACACGCTTTATGCCTTTGCCGGCATGGGGGCAGTGGCCGCCGCGGTGCTGGGCGCGCCGATTTCCACCACTCTCATCGTGTTTGAACTGACTGGCGACTGGCAGATCGGCCTGGCGGTGATGGTGTCGGTCTCCATGTCCACCGCGCTGGCCTCGCGGCTGGTGGACCGGTCGTTCTTCCTGACGCAGCTGGAGCGGCGCGACATCCATTGCGCAGCAGGCCCGCAGGCCTATCTGCTGGGCATGATCCGGGCCGGTGCGGTGATGCGGCCGATGGGCGACAGCCGTTGCGCCAGCCTTGAGGAGTGCGAGGCCCTGGCAGAGGAGGGGCTGTGCATCCGTGCGGCCTCCTCGCTGGAGGCGGCGATGCCGGTGTTTGACCGGGCCGACGCGGCCTATCTGCCGGTGGTCATGGAGGAAGAGGGCAAGGAGCAGGTCATCGGTGCGCTCTATCATGTGGATGCGCTGAAGGCCTACAACCGTGCCCTCGCAGCCACAGCCGCCGAAGAGCACAGGTAG
- a CDS encoding DUF427 domain-containing protein, which translates to MTTIRIRKAEGTWTVRSGGAVLGETSNALELSEGDLDPVIYFPREDIAMAFLDRTSKTTHCPHKGDASYFSIANKSSVTENAAWSYEDPKEDVAQIKGHLAFVLSASVKVEQV; encoded by the coding sequence ATGACCACTATCCGTATCCGCAAGGCCGAAGGCACCTGGACCGTCCGCTCCGGCGGCGCCGTGTTGGGGGAGACCTCCAATGCACTGGAGCTGTCGGAGGGCGATCTGGATCCGGTCATCTACTTCCCGCGCGAAGACATCGCCATGGCGTTCCTGGACCGCACCAGCAAGACCACTCATTGCCCGCACAAGGGTGATGCCAGCTATTTCTCGATCGCCAACAAGTCCTCGGTGACAGAGAATGCCGCCTGGAGCTATGAGGATCCCAAGGAAGACGTAGCGCAGATCAAGGGCCATCTGGCCTTTGTGCTGAGCGCCTCTGTCAAAGTCGAGCAGGTCTGA